Proteins from a single region of Parasedimentitalea psychrophila:
- a CDS encoding glutamine synthetase family protein has translation MRDDFRAGKLAQMGLLSDDDRAKAADLVAQVRSEGIETVRVLFVDQHGILRGKTIVASAFDSVFGAGLAVPSTLLLKDTSHRTAFDVWSPASASSSACDAGPMQGAGDVLLVPCPDTFRVLPWSPHSAWIFCDVVFRNGRPVPFGSRHVLRSAMDQLADQGMAAVIGLEVEFHIFERLDSARGHQQSGMPGTPVETRNLAQGYQFLTEARYGELEAILDTLRRAAQGLGLAVRSVEVEMGPSQVEFTFDPADPMTQADAMVMFRSMVKQVCAAQGLHASFMAKPRLENTCANGWHIHQSLLDLTTGRNLFMPDEGGGLTPQASGWIAGLLKHAAAASVLIAPSVNSYKRYLPFQLAPNRIQWGQDNRGAMLRALLQEGDPASRIENRAPDTSANPYYALAAQLIAGAEGIANGRVAPAPTLSPYEGSDLQLPRSLGDALQAFEGSKLFRQSLGDEFADYLLHLKHFEWNRYLNTVSEWEQAEYFNLY, from the coding sequence ATGCGTGATGATTTTAGGGCTGGGAAACTGGCCCAGATGGGGCTGTTGTCTGACGATGACCGGGCCAAGGCGGCAGATCTTGTGGCGCAGGTGCGGTCCGAGGGTATTGAAACCGTGCGGGTGCTGTTTGTCGATCAGCACGGCATTCTGCGCGGTAAAACCATTGTCGCCAGCGCCTTTGACTCGGTGTTTGGCGCCGGGCTGGCGGTGCCCTCGACCCTGTTGCTGAAAGACACCTCGCACCGCACCGCCTTTGATGTGTGGTCCCCCGCCAGTGCCAGTTCCAGTGCCTGTGACGCCGGGCCGATGCAGGGGGCCGGCGATGTGCTGCTGGTGCCCTGTCCCGATACCTTTCGGGTGCTGCCCTGGTCACCGCATTCGGCCTGGATCTTTTGTGACGTGGTGTTTCGCAATGGCCGCCCGGTGCCGTTCGGCTCGCGGCATGTGCTGCGCTCGGCGATGGACCAGCTGGCCGATCAGGGCATGGCAGCGGTGATCGGGCTGGAGGTTGAATTTCACATCTTCGAGCGCCTTGACAGTGCCCGGGGGCATCAGCAGTCCGGCATGCCGGGCACCCCGGTTGAGACCCGCAATCTGGCGCAGGGCTATCAGTTTCTGACCGAGGCCCGCTATGGCGAGCTGGAGGCGATACTCGACACCCTGCGGCGCGCGGCGCAGGGGCTGGGGCTGGCGGTGCGCTCGGTTGAGGTGGAGATGGGCCCCAGTCAGGTTGAATTTACCTTTGACCCGGCGGATCCGATGACCCAGGCCGACGCCATGGTGATGTTTCGCAGCATGGTCAAACAGGTCTGCGCGGCGCAGGGGCTGCATGCCAGTTTCATGGCCAAGCCGCGGCTGGAAAACACCTGTGCCAATGGCTGGCACATCCATCAGTCGTTGCTGGATCTGACCACTGGCCGCAACCTGTTCATGCCGGACGAGGGCGGCGGGCTGACGCCGCAGGCCAGCGGCTGGATCGCCGGGTTGCTGAAGCACGCCGCCGCCGCCTCGGTGCTGATTGCGCCCAGTGTGAACAGCTACAAACGCTATCTGCCGTTCCAGCTGGCGCCAAACCGGATCCAGTGGGGACAGGACAACCGTGGTGCGATGCTGCGGGCGCTGCTGCAAGAGGGCGATCCTGCCAGCCGGATCGAGAACCGGGCACCGGATACCTCGGCCAATCCCTATTATGCGCTTGCTGCGCAGCTGATTGCCGGCGCCGAGGGCATTGCCAATGGCCGTGTCGCACCGGCCCCCACATTGTCGCCTTATGAGGGGAGCGATCTGCAACTGCCGCGCTCATTGGGGGATGCGCTGCAGGCATTTGAGGGCTCAAAGCTGTTCCGCCAGTCGCTGGGGGATGAGTTCGCCGACTATCTGCTGCATCTCAAACACTTTGAGTGGAACCGCTATCTGAACACCGTCAGTGAGTGGGAGCAGGCGGAATATTTCAACCTTTATTGA
- a CDS encoding bifunctional allantoicase/(S)-ureidoglycine aminohydrolase: MAQPSYHTPQGGHPGQDQLLTDRAMFTDAYAVIPKGTMRDIVTSFLPGWDGMRMWVIARPLSGFAETFSQYIVELQPGGGSDAPESDATAQAGLFVTQGTLQLTIDGAAHTLTPGSFAYLPAASDWSIRNSSADTAAFHWIRKQWQSAPGVQKPAAFVVNEQDIAPNVMPDTEGRWSTTRFMDPADMRHDMHVTVVNFEPGGVIPFLETHVMEHGLFVLEGKAVYKLNQDWVEVEAGDFMWLRAFCPQACYAGGPGRFRYLLYKDVNRHMPLG; the protein is encoded by the coding sequence ATGGCACAGCCCAGCTACCACACGCCTCAGGGCGGCCATCCGGGGCAAGACCAATTGCTGACCGACCGGGCGATGTTCACCGATGCCTATGCGGTGATCCCCAAAGGCACCATGCGCGACATCGTCACCTCGTTCCTGCCCGGCTGGGACGGCATGCGGATGTGGGTGATTGCCCGCCCGCTCAGCGGTTTCGCCGAGACCTTCTCGCAGTATATCGTCGAGCTGCAACCGGGCGGTGGCTCAGACGCACCAGAAAGCGATGCAACCGCACAGGCGGGGCTGTTTGTCACCCAAGGTACCCTGCAACTGACCATCGACGGCGCCGCCCACACATTGACCCCCGGCAGCTTTGCCTATCTCCCCGCTGCCAGTGACTGGTCTATCCGCAACAGCAGCGCCGACACCGCCGCCTTCCACTGGATCCGTAAACAATGGCAATCGGCCCCCGGGGTGCAAAAACCCGCCGCCTTTGTGGTCAACGAACAGGACATTGCCCCCAATGTGATGCCCGACACCGAAGGCCGCTGGTCCACCACCCGGTTTATGGATCCTGCGGACATGCGCCACGACATGCATGTCACCGTGGTCAACTTTGAACCCGGCGGCGTCATTCCCTTTCTCGAAACCCATGTGATGGAACACGGGCTGTTCGTGCTCGAGGGCAAGGCTGTCTACAAGCTGAACCAAGACTGGGTCGAGGTCGAGGCCGGCGACTTCATGTGGCTGCGCGCCTTCTGCCCTCAGGCCTGCTATGCCGGCGGGCCGGGCCGGTTCCGCTATCTGCTGTACAAGGACGTCAATCGCCACATGCCACTCGGCTAA
- a CDS encoding aromatic ring-hydroxylating dioxygenase subunit alpha, with protein sequence MISQEMNDSLTRVGPGSDAGEVLRRYWQPAALLDELEQGRPVVPVRLLGEDLVLFRDSEGELGLIGRHCPHRGADMCFGRLEDNGLRCPFHGWHFDRNGQCVEQPGEPEGSRMHEKIKSVSYPVVEKNGIVWAYMGPGEPPAFPNFDCFRAPSSHVFAFKGLWKCNWLQALEVGIDPAHASFLHRFLQDEDSADSYGKQFRDTAADSGIPITKVLRDYPRPDISVDETDYGLRLTALRHLDNGQTHVRVTNQIFPEAISIPMSREMIITQWHVPIDDENCYWYSMFTSYTDPVDKDLMRQQRLKEHRLPDYAPLKDASNNYGYDAAEQATETYTGMGLDINVHDQWAVESLGAIQDRTQEHLGKTDIAIIRYRRMLRAAIAAVKEGRYQDLPMQKGLDLTTLFGPVSNDAIAKDGDWSKATAVADAARRAACPWDATV encoded by the coding sequence ATGATCAGCCAGGAAATGAATGATAGTCTCACCCGGGTGGGACCAGGAAGCGACGCCGGAGAGGTGTTGCGCCGTTACTGGCAGCCCGCGGCATTGCTGGACGAGCTGGAACAGGGCCGCCCGGTGGTGCCGGTGAGGCTGCTGGGCGAAGATCTGGTGTTGTTCCGCGATAGTGAGGGCGAACTGGGGCTGATCGGCCGTCACTGCCCCCATCGCGGCGCTGATATGTGTTTCGGCCGACTTGAAGACAACGGGCTGCGCTGTCCGTTTCATGGCTGGCATTTTGATCGCAACGGCCAGTGCGTTGAGCAACCGGGAGAGCCCGAAGGCAGCCGCATGCACGAGAAGATCAAATCGGTGTCTTATCCGGTGGTTGAGAAGAACGGCATTGTCTGGGCCTATATGGGACCGGGAGAGCCGCCGGCTTTCCCAAATTTCGACTGTTTTCGCGCCCCCAGCAGCCATGTGTTTGCCTTCAAGGGCCTGTGGAAATGCAACTGGCTGCAGGCCTTGGAGGTTGGCATCGACCCGGCGCATGCCTCGTTTCTGCACCGATTCCTGCAAGACGAAGACAGCGCTGACAGTTATGGCAAGCAGTTTCGCGACACGGCGGCGGATAGCGGCATTCCGATCACCAAGGTGCTGCGCGACTATCCGCGCCCGGATATCAGTGTTGACGAGACCGACTATGGTCTGCGGCTGACCGCGCTGCGTCACCTGGACAATGGCCAGACCCATGTGCGTGTCACCAACCAGATCTTCCCTGAAGCGATTAGTATTCCGATGTCGCGTGAGATGATCATCACCCAGTGGCATGTGCCGATCGACGACGAAAATTGCTATTGGTATTCGATGTTCACCAGCTACACCGATCCGGTCGACAAAGACCTGATGCGGCAACAGCGGTTAAAGGAACACCGGCTGCCCGACTATGCACCCCTGAAAGATGCCTCGAACAATTACGGCTATGATGCGGCTGAGCAGGCAACCGAGACCTATACTGGCATGGGGCTGGATATCAACGTCCACGACCAGTGGGCGGTGGAGAGCCTGGGGGCGATACAGGATCGCACGCAGGAGCATCTTGGCAAGACGGATATCGCCATTATTCGCTATCGTCGAATGCTGCGCGCAGCCATTGCGGCGGTCAAAGAGGGCCGCTATCAGGACCTGCCGATGCAGAAGGGTCTGGACCTCACCACCCTGTTTGGCCCAGTGTCCAATGATGCGATTGCCAAAGACGGCGACTGGAGCAAGGCCACGGCCGTGGCGGATGCGGCACGCCGTGCGGCTTGCCCCTGGGACGCCACTGTCTAA
- the gcvH gene encoding glycine cleavage system protein GcvH yields MKFTEEHEWLLPEGDLIIVGITAHAAEQLGDVVFLELPEAGMEVTKDEEVVVIESVKAASDILSPLDGEIVEVNESLADTPGLVNEDAQGGAWFFKIKASDLSVMDDYMDEAEYQKFIG; encoded by the coding sequence ATGAAATTCACTGAAGAACATGAATGGCTGCTGCCTGAAGGCGATCTGATTATCGTTGGCATCACCGCGCATGCCGCCGAGCAACTGGGCGATGTTGTGTTTCTCGAATTGCCGGAGGCCGGCATGGAAGTGACCAAGGACGAAGAGGTTGTGGTGATTGAATCGGTCAAGGCCGCTTCGGACATCCTGTCGCCGCTGGACGGCGAGATTGTTGAGGTCAATGAGAGCCTGGCTGACACACCGGGACTGGTCAACGAGGATGCCCAGGGCGGTGCCTGGTTCTTCAAGATCAAAGCCTCGGATCTGTCGGTGATGGATGATTATATGGACGAGGCCGAGTACCAGAAGTTTATCGGCTGA
- a CDS encoding IclR family transcriptional regulator — translation MSNNGQDRNISSSFAKGLAVLAVFDAASPSMSLAEIARRTGQDRATARRGALTLVQAGYLRQDGRMLSLTPRVLELAGGFLQANQFGLRVQPVLDHRASSLGAEITLAMLDNEQVLLLAQSTVGHSPVTYGFTAGARIPLIHTSLGRMLMACLPSEQAAALVKKDPSPGHTDLSIQDHATIIERIDQARQDGLVVTDSEFESGIIGYAVVVSRPGDTPVVVGSSAPRGLGDQHRPEKILRELQLCAAELRQTKAVVGL, via the coding sequence ATGTCAAACAACGGCCAAGATCGAAATATTTCATCCAGCTTTGCCAAAGGCTTGGCTGTATTGGCCGTTTTTGACGCCGCCAGCCCAAGCATGAGCCTGGCCGAGATCGCCCGCCGAACAGGTCAGGATCGGGCCACCGCACGGCGTGGCGCCCTGACCCTGGTACAGGCCGGCTATCTGCGTCAGGACGGGCGGATGTTATCGCTGACACCCAGAGTGCTGGAACTGGCCGGCGGATTTTTGCAGGCCAATCAATTTGGCCTGCGGGTCCAGCCGGTGCTGGATCACCGCGCCAGCAGCCTCGGCGCCGAAATCACCCTGGCCATGCTGGACAACGAGCAGGTGCTGCTGCTAGCCCAGTCTACCGTGGGTCACAGCCCAGTGACCTATGGTTTTACGGCCGGCGCCCGCATCCCGCTGATCCACACCAGTCTGGGCCGAATGCTGATGGCCTGCCTGCCGTCCGAGCAGGCTGCGGCTCTGGTCAAAAAAGACCCCAGCCCCGGCCACACAGATCTGTCGATTCAGGACCATGCCACCATCATTGAACGGATTGATCAGGCCCGTCAGGATGGGCTGGTTGTCACCGACAGCGAATTTGAATCGGGGATCATTGGCTATGCGGTTGTGGTGTCGCGCCCCGGTGACACGCCAGTGGTTGTCGGCAGCTCGGCGCCGCGCGGCTTGGGCGACCAACACCGACCAGAGAAAATCCTGCGTGAGCTCCAGTTATGCGCCGCCGAACTGCGCCAGACAAAAGCCGTCGTCGGGCTGTAA
- a CDS encoding ureidoglycolate lyase — protein sequence MSQIIIQPLSAEKFARFGEVLELKAQPDKLINQGLCGRHHDLAALAFSGGRAGISLFDAEPRSLPYKLEMVERHPDGSQAFIPMSQTSFLVIVAPDEGGKPGRPLAFETTPGQAINLARGTWHGVLTPLSAPGLFAVVDRIGPGMNLEEHWFEAPFTISRI from the coding sequence ATGAGCCAAATAATCATCCAACCGCTGAGTGCCGAAAAATTCGCTCGCTTTGGCGAGGTGCTGGAGCTGAAAGCGCAGCCCGACAAGCTGATCAATCAGGGGCTATGTGGGCGTCATCACGATCTGGCGGCGCTGGCCTTCTCAGGAGGGCGGGCCGGGATCTCGCTGTTTGATGCTGAACCGCGCAGCCTGCCGTATAAGCTGGAGATGGTCGAGCGTCACCCAGATGGCAGTCAGGCGTTTATTCCGATGTCGCAGACCAGCTTTCTGGTCATTGTCGCGCCGGATGAGGGCGGCAAGCCGGGCAGACCGCTGGCGTTTGAGACCACGCCGGGGCAGGCGATCAACTTGGCAAGGGGCACCTGGCACGGGGTTTTGACACCGCTGTCGGCGCCGGGGTTGTTTGCCGTTGTCGACCGGATTGGTCCCGGCATGAATCTGGAAGAGCACTGGTTCGAGGCTCCATTTACCATATCACGCATTTAA
- a CDS encoding type I glyceraldehyde-3-phosphate dehydrogenase, whose translation MKIAINGFGRIGRAILRQLLTTRRGEDIDVVLINDIAPLEMCAYLFQYDSTFGPFPAPVEMGNNTLQVMGRSIPVSQFADLTQADLSGVDVVLECTGIARSSDVAERGLAAGAGKVLISGPSPAAEQTVVLGANDAALTGARIVSNASCTTNALAPLLSLVDQIAGIETAHMTTIHCYTNSQPMVDAPRGDFARSRGGALSMVPTSSSATQLIDLVLPHLAGRISGSAVRVPSASVSAVDLVVQLSQPSREKEFLATLKEAVAASPVLGWTEMPLVSSDLRARPESLIIAAPETRMVGDHQLRLFGWYDNEWGFSARMLDVAQRMAAQ comes from the coding sequence ATGAAAATTGCAATCAACGGATTTGGCCGCATTGGCCGCGCCATCCTGCGCCAGCTGCTCACCACGCGCCGCGGCGAAGACATCGACGTGGTGCTGATCAACGACATCGCCCCCCTGGAGATGTGCGCCTACCTGTTCCAGTACGACAGCACCTTTGGCCCCTTCCCCGCACCGGTGGAGATGGGCAACAATACACTGCAGGTGATGGGGCGCTCGATCCCTGTCAGCCAGTTTGCCGACCTCACCCAGGCCGATCTGAGCGGCGTTGATGTGGTGCTGGAATGCACCGGCATTGCCCGCAGCTCGGACGTGGCCGAGCGCGGCCTGGCAGCGGGGGCCGGTAAGGTCCTGATCTCAGGTCCCTCACCCGCTGCCGAGCAAACGGTGGTGCTTGGCGCCAATGACGCAGCGCTGACAGGCGCCCGGATTGTCTCCAATGCCTCCTGCACCACCAATGCGCTGGCACCGCTGCTCAGTCTGGTGGACCAGATTGCCGGCATCGAAACCGCCCATATGACCACCATCCACTGCTATACCAACTCGCAGCCCATGGTGGATGCTCCGCGTGGTGATTTTGCCCGCTCCCGTGGCGGCGCCTTGTCGATGGTGCCGACTTCTTCCTCGGCGACCCAACTGATCGACTTGGTATTGCCCCATCTGGCCGGCCGCATCAGCGGCTCCGCAGTGCGGGTGCCCAGCGCCTCTGTCTCCGCCGTGGATCTGGTGGTGCAGCTGTCACAGCCCAGCCGCGAAAAGGAATTTCTGGCCACCTTGAAAGAGGCCGTTGCCGCCTCCCCCGTACTGGGCTGGACCGAGATGCCACTGGTGTCGTCCGACCTGCGCGCCCGCCCTGAATCGCTGATCATCGCCGCGCCGGAAACCCGCATGGTGGGAGACCATCAGCTGCGGCTGTTCGGCTGGTACGACAATGAGTGGGGCTTTTCCGCCCGCATGCTGGATGTGGCACAGCGGATGGCGGCTCAATAA
- a CDS encoding uracil-xanthine permease family protein, with amino-acid sequence MSHGSIGTPQQLRDPNYTPALSRAIPLGIQHVLAMFVSNVTPAIIVAGAAGFGFGSNSPDFPELLYMIQMSMLFAGVATLLQTVTIGSVGAALPIVQGTSFAFLPIMIPLVAGRGVDALAALYGGVIIGGIFHAALGLVIGKIRFALPPLVTGLVVTMIGLMLVKVGIQYAAGGVPAKMSGAAEYGSLLNWSAALVVIVVTLGLKFFTRGMLSISAVLLGLVVGYGYALMMGMVSVEAIGSSWSRAAVFALPMPFKYGFEFSLAAVLGFCLMAFVSAVETVGDVSGITRGGAGREATDAEITGATYADGFGTALAGVFGGLPNTSFSQNVGLIAMTGVMSRHVVTIGAIFLIICGLVPKVGAIIRTIPIEVLGGGVIVMFGMVVAAGISMLSDVDWNRRNMVIFAISLSIGLGLQLEPDAVKHLPDSLRILMTSGLLPAALLAIVLNLVLPQELPDEATDEVSGGHAGQGEGSLPGE; translated from the coding sequence ATGAGTCATGGAAGCATCGGGACGCCGCAGCAATTGCGCGACCCCAATTACACCCCCGCCCTGTCGCGGGCGATCCCGCTGGGCATCCAGCATGTGCTGGCAATGTTTGTATCAAACGTAACACCTGCCATTATCGTCGCCGGGGCGGCGGGCTTTGGCTTTGGCTCGAATTCGCCCGATTTCCCCGAGCTGCTGTATATGATCCAGATGTCGATGCTGTTTGCCGGTGTCGCGACGCTGTTGCAGACGGTGACTATTGGCTCGGTGGGGGCAGCGCTGCCGATTGTGCAGGGCACCAGCTTTGCCTTTTTGCCGATCATGATTCCGCTGGTGGCGGGGCGCGGCGTCGATGCGCTGGCGGCGCTGTATGGCGGCGTTATTATCGGCGGTATTTTCCATGCGGCACTGGGGCTGGTGATCGGCAAGATCCGCTTTGCGCTGCCGCCATTGGTGACCGGACTGGTGGTGACGATGATCGGGCTGATGCTGGTCAAGGTTGGCATCCAGTATGCTGCCGGTGGGGTGCCGGCAAAAATGTCCGGCGCTGCTGAATATGGCTCGTTGCTGAACTGGTCGGCGGCACTGGTGGTGATTGTGGTCACTCTGGGGCTCAAGTTCTTTACCCGTGGCATGTTGTCGATCTCGGCCGTATTGCTGGGCTTGGTGGTGGGCTATGGCTATGCGCTGATGATGGGTATGGTCTCGGTTGAGGCGATTGGCAGCAGCTGGTCGCGGGCCGCTGTCTTTGCGCTGCCGATGCCGTTCAAATACGGCTTTGAGTTCTCGCTGGCGGCGGTCCTGGGTTTTTGCCTGATGGCTTTTGTCTCGGCGGTTGAGACCGTTGGCGATGTCAGTGGCATCACTCGGGGCGGTGCGGGTCGTGAGGCGACGGACGCGGAAATCACTGGTGCGACCTATGCGGATGGGTTTGGCACTGCACTTGCCGGGGTGTTTGGCGGGCTGCCCAATACTTCGTTCAGCCAGAACGTCGGGCTGATCGCCATGACCGGTGTGATGAGCCGCCATGTGGTGACCATCGGCGCCATTTTTCTGATCATCTGCGGGTTGGTGCCCAAGGTGGGCGCCATCATCCGCACCATCCCGATCGAAGTGCTGGGCGGCGGTGTCATCGTGATGTTTGGCATGGTGGTTGCCGCTGGTATTTCGATGCTGTCGGATGTGGACTGGAACCGCCGCAACATGGTGATCTTTGCCATCTCGCTGTCGATCGGTCTGGGGTTGCAGCTGGAGCCCGATGCGGTGAAGCATCTGCCAGACAGCTTGCGCATTCTGATGACCTCAGGCCTGTTGCCGGCCGCGCTGCTCGCGATTGTGCTGAACCTGGTGTTGCCACAGGAGCTGCCGGATGAGGCCACCGATGAAGTGTCCGGTGGACATGCGGGCCAGGGGGAAGGATCGCTGCCTGGCGAATAG